In one Streptomyces sp. NBC_00597 genomic region, the following are encoded:
- a CDS encoding site-2 protease family protein: MTALMTVLGILIFVFGLLVSIAWHELGHLSTAKLFGIRVPQYMVGFGPTIWSRHKGDTEYGIKAIPMGGYIRMIGMFPPGEDGKVTARSTSPFRSMIEDARSAAYEELQPGDETRLFYTRRPWKRVIVMFAGPFMNLVLALAVFFSVWMSFGINQTTTQVATVSPCVIQQSEKREVCKAGDPVAPAKAAGLQEGDRIVAFNGRKIADWAALQKQIRDTVGPATVTVVRAGQQQTLPVKLIENKVAKTDGHGGYVKGEYVTAGWLGFSPRNEIAPLTFGQSVDHMGEVVDNSVEGLLKLPAKIPALWNAAFSGAEREPDSPMGIVGAARISGEIATLDIPAEQRLVFFLQLVGFFNLSLFLFNMLPLLPLDGGHIAGALWESVRRNLARVFRRPDPGPFDVAKLMPAAYVVAGVFVCFTLLVLVADVVNPIKIT, encoded by the coding sequence ATGACAGCACTCATGACGGTGCTCGGAATACTCATCTTCGTATTCGGGCTGCTCGTCTCGATCGCCTGGCACGAGCTCGGCCACCTCTCCACGGCCAAGCTCTTCGGGATCCGCGTGCCCCAGTACATGGTCGGCTTCGGCCCGACCATCTGGTCGCGGCACAAGGGGGACACCGAGTACGGCATCAAGGCCATCCCGATGGGCGGCTACATCCGCATGATCGGGATGTTCCCGCCCGGCGAGGACGGCAAGGTGACCGCCCGGTCGACCTCGCCGTTCCGATCGATGATCGAGGACGCGCGCTCGGCGGCGTACGAGGAGCTCCAGCCCGGCGACGAGACGCGGCTGTTCTACACGCGCAGGCCGTGGAAGCGCGTGATCGTGATGTTCGCCGGCCCGTTCATGAACCTGGTGCTGGCCCTGGCGGTCTTCTTCAGCGTCTGGATGAGCTTCGGCATCAACCAGACGACCACGCAGGTCGCCACCGTCTCGCCGTGCGTCATCCAGCAGAGCGAGAAGCGCGAGGTCTGCAAGGCCGGCGACCCGGTCGCCCCGGCCAAGGCCGCCGGCCTCCAGGAGGGCGACCGGATCGTAGCGTTCAACGGCCGCAAGATCGCCGACTGGGCCGCCCTGCAGAAGCAGATCCGCGACACCGTCGGCCCCGCCACGGTCACGGTCGTCCGTGCCGGGCAGCAGCAGACGCTCCCCGTCAAACTGATCGAGAACAAGGTCGCCAAGACCGACGGCCACGGCGGGTACGTCAAGGGCGAGTACGTGACGGCCGGCTGGCTCGGCTTCAGCCCCAGGAACGAGATCGCCCCGCTGACCTTCGGCCAGTCCGTGGACCACATGGGCGAGGTCGTCGACAACAGCGTCGAGGGGCTGCTCAAGCTCCCCGCCAAGATCCCGGCCCTGTGGAACGCGGCCTTCAGCGGAGCCGAGCGCGAGCCCGACTCCCCGATGGGCATCGTCGGCGCGGCCCGGATCAGCGGCGAGATCGCCACCCTGGACATCCCGGCCGAGCAGCGGCTGGTGTTCTTCCTCCAGCTCGTCGGGTTCTTCAACCTCTCGCTGTTCCTGTTCAACATGCTCCCGCTGCTCCCGCTCGACGGCGGGCACATCGCGGGCGCCCTGTGGGAGTCGGTCCGGCGCAATCTGGCGCGCGTCTTCCGGCGCCCCGACCCCGGCCCGTTCGACGTGGCGAAGCTGATGCCCGCCGCGTACGTGGTGGCCGGTGTGTTCGTCTGCTTCACGCTGCTCGTACTCGTGGCCGACGTGGTGAACCCGATCAAGATCACCTAG
- the dxr gene encoding 1-deoxy-D-xylulose-5-phosphate reductoisomerase produces the protein MSDRPAPLADPHLLFDPAAGRRDIVILGSTGSIGTQAIDLALRNPDRFRVTALSAAGGRVGLLAEQARQLRVNTVAVAREDVVPALKEALNAQYGASEPLPEILAGPDAATELAASECHTVLNGITGSIGLAPTLAALRAGRTLALANKESLIVGGPLVKALAKPGQIIPVDSEHAALFQALAAGTRADVRKLVVTASGGPFRGRTRAELAGVTVKDALAHPTWAMGPVITINSATLVNKGLEVIEAHLLYDIPFDRIEVVVHPQSYVHSMVEFSDGSTLAQATPPDMRGPIAIGLGWPERVPDAAPAFDWSKASTWEFFPLDTEAFPSVGLARHVGTVGSTAPAVFNAANEECVEAFLAGRLPFTAIMDTVSAVVDEHGTPDAGTLLTVADVLEAETWARARAQEMAARAAVEARA, from the coding sequence ATGAGCGACCGCCCAGCCCCCCTCGCCGATCCGCACCTCCTCTTCGACCCCGCGGCCGGCCGGCGGGACATCGTCATCCTCGGGTCCACCGGGTCCATCGGGACCCAGGCCATCGACCTCGCCCTGCGCAACCCGGACCGGTTCCGGGTGACCGCGCTCTCCGCCGCCGGCGGGCGCGTCGGGCTGCTGGCCGAGCAGGCCCGGCAGTTGCGGGTCAACACCGTGGCCGTCGCCCGCGAGGACGTCGTACCGGCCCTGAAGGAGGCGTTGAACGCCCAGTACGGCGCCTCCGAGCCGCTGCCCGAGATCCTGGCCGGGCCCGACGCGGCGACCGAGCTCGCCGCCTCGGAGTGCCACACCGTCCTCAACGGCATCACCGGGTCCATCGGCCTCGCGCCCACCCTCGCCGCACTGCGGGCCGGCCGGACCCTCGCCCTGGCCAACAAGGAGTCGCTGATCGTCGGCGGCCCGCTGGTCAAGGCCCTCGCGAAGCCCGGCCAGATCATCCCGGTCGACTCCGAGCACGCGGCCCTCTTCCAGGCGCTCGCCGCAGGCACCCGCGCCGATGTCCGCAAGCTCGTGGTCACCGCCTCCGGCGGGCCCTTCCGCGGCCGCACCCGCGCCGAGCTGGCCGGAGTCACCGTCAAGGACGCCCTCGCGCACCCCACCTGGGCGATGGGCCCGGTGATCACCATCAACTCGGCGACCCTGGTCAACAAGGGGCTGGAGGTCATCGAGGCGCACCTGCTGTACGACATCCCCTTCGACCGCATCGAGGTCGTGGTCCATCCGCAGTCGTACGTCCACTCGATGGTGGAGTTTTCCGACGGCTCCACGCTCGCCCAGGCCACCCCGCCGGACATGCGCGGACCGATCGCGATCGGCCTCGGCTGGCCCGAGCGCGTCCCCGACGCGGCGCCCGCCTTCGACTGGAGCAAGGCGTCGACCTGGGAGTTCTTCCCCCTGGACACCGAGGCCTTCCCGTCGGTGGGACTGGCCCGGCACGTGGGCACGGTGGGCTCCACCGCCCCCGCCGTGTTCAATGCGGCGAACGAGGAGTGCGTCGAGGCGTTCCTGGCCGGTCGGCTGCCGTTCACAGCAATCATGGATACGGTCTCTGCCGTGGTCGATGAGCACGGAACGCCGGACGCGGGAACTTTGCTGACCGTCGCGGACGTCCTCGAAGCGGAGACCTGGGCCAGGGCCCGGGCACAGGAGATGGCGGCCCGGGCCGCCGTGGAGGCGCGCGCATGA
- a CDS encoding PucR family transcriptional regulator, whose amino-acid sequence MPLTLASLVQHSALKLSVRAGEGRLDTPVRWAHVSELADPVPYMEGGELLLITAMKVDAEDPQEMRRYVRRLDAAGVVGIGFAVGVNYEAVPQALVDAARAEDLPLLEVPRRTPFLAISKAVSAALAADQYRAVTAGFEAQRELTRAALSADGPAELLAKLAAHVHGWAALYDTSGAVVAAAPEWAARRAARLTPDVERLRERPAPASAVVGGSEDRVELQSLGTGRRARGALAVGTGAPLGTAERYAVHSAVALLTLTTERSRSLHDAESRLGAAVLRMLLDGEAEHARAVAGDLYGALLEAPFRLIVAEPALSGTAQPEGLALLADAVESAAARAGEALLVVPEPGRLVVLAADGGAAVQACADHAELLESRRGRDATGPEPDELVVGLSAPAAASAVAAAFKQADQALAVARRRGRPMVEHEDLAAGSVLPLLADDAVRAFADGTLRALREHDEKGRGDLVASLQAWLSRHGQWDAAAADLGVHRHTLRYRMRRVEEILGRSLDDPDVRMELWLALKVSPPAA is encoded by the coding sequence CAGCGAGCTCGCCGACCCCGTCCCCTATATGGAGGGTGGGGAACTGCTCCTGATCACCGCGATGAAGGTGGACGCCGAGGACCCGCAGGAGATGCGCCGGTACGTCCGCCGCCTCGACGCGGCCGGTGTCGTCGGCATCGGGTTCGCGGTCGGCGTGAACTACGAGGCCGTCCCGCAGGCGCTCGTCGACGCCGCCCGGGCCGAGGACCTTCCCCTGCTGGAGGTGCCGCGCCGGACCCCGTTCCTCGCGATCAGCAAGGCCGTCTCCGCGGCGCTCGCCGCAGACCAGTACCGCGCGGTGACCGCCGGCTTCGAGGCGCAGCGGGAGCTGACCCGGGCCGCGCTGTCCGCCGACGGGCCGGCCGAGCTGCTGGCGAAGCTGGCGGCGCACGTACACGGCTGGGCGGCCCTGTACGACACCTCGGGCGCGGTGGTCGCGGCCGCCCCCGAATGGGCCGCGCGGCGGGCCGCCCGGCTGACCCCGGACGTGGAGCGGCTGCGGGAGCGGCCGGCGCCGGCGAGCGCGGTGGTGGGCGGGTCGGAGGACCGCGTCGAGCTCCAGTCGCTGGGGACGGGCCGGCGGGCCCGCGGTGCGCTGGCCGTCGGCACGGGGGCCCCGCTGGGCACCGCCGAACGGTACGCCGTGCACTCGGCGGTGGCACTGCTGACCCTGACCACGGAGCGGTCGAGGTCGCTGCACGACGCAGAGTCCCGGCTGGGCGCGGCGGTGCTGCGGATGCTGCTGGACGGGGAGGCCGAGCACGCCCGGGCGGTGGCCGGTGACCTGTACGGGGCACTGCTGGAGGCGCCGTTCCGGCTGATCGTGGCGGAGCCGGCGCTGTCGGGGACCGCGCAGCCGGAGGGGCTGGCACTGCTGGCCGACGCCGTGGAGTCGGCGGCCGCCCGGGCCGGGGAGGCGCTGCTGGTGGTGCCGGAGCCCGGCCGGCTGGTGGTGCTGGCTGCCGACGGAGGTGCGGCGGTACAGGCCTGCGCGGACCACGCGGAGCTGCTGGAGTCGCGGCGCGGGCGGGATGCGACGGGTCCGGAGCCGGACGAGCTGGTGGTCGGCCTGTCCGCTCCGGCGGCGGCTTCGGCGGTGGCGGCGGCGTTCAAGCAGGCCGACCAGGCGCTGGCGGTGGCCCGGCGGCGGGGCCGGCCGATGGTGGAGCACGAGGACCTGGCGGCGGGGTCGGTGCTCCCGCTGCTGGCGGACGACGCGGTGCGGGCCTTCGCGGACGGCACGCTGCGGGCGCTGCGCGAGCACGACGAGAAGGGTCGCGGCGATCTGGTGGCCTCCCTGCAGGCGTGGCTGTCGCGGCACGGGCAGTGGGACGCGGCGGCGGCCGACCTGGGGGTTCACCGGCACACGCTGCGCTACCGGATGCGCAGGGTGGAGGAGATCCTGGGCCGCTCCCTGGACGACCCGGACGTCCGCATGGAGCTGTGGCTCGCCCTGAAGGTCAGCCCGCCCGCGGCATAG
- a CDS encoding GNAT family N-acetyltransferase, with protein MLTQTTTRVLEPSDLDAALEVLGREPVENAFVTSRVQVAGLDPWRLGGEMWGYYTDGHLRSLCYAGANLVPVCADSDAVRAFADRARRTGRRCSSIVGPADATRLLWRLLEPSWGPARDVRSHQPLMVTEQSSAEVRPDPLVRRIRKDEMDLIMPACVAMFTEEVGISPMAGDGGLLYQARVAELVGTGRSFARIEDGKVVFKAEIGAATPRACQIQGVWVDPEFRGRGHSETGMAAVVDFALRDVSPVVSLYVNDFNTAARAAYKRVGFREVGAFTSVLF; from the coding sequence GTGTTGACGCAGACCACCACCCGGGTCCTTGAGCCCAGTGATCTCGACGCCGCCCTCGAAGTCCTTGGACGCGAGCCGGTCGAGAACGCCTTCGTCACCTCACGGGTCCAGGTCGCCGGACTCGACCCGTGGCGCCTGGGCGGCGAGATGTGGGGCTACTACACCGACGGCCACCTGCGTTCCCTTTGCTACGCGGGCGCCAACCTGGTCCCCGTCTGCGCTGACTCCGACGCCGTCCGCGCCTTCGCCGACCGGGCCCGCCGCACCGGCCGCCGCTGCTCCTCCATCGTCGGCCCCGCCGACGCCACCCGGCTGCTGTGGCGGCTGCTGGAGCCCAGCTGGGGACCCGCCCGCGACGTCCGCTCCCACCAGCCGCTCATGGTCACCGAGCAGTCGTCCGCCGAGGTGCGCCCAGACCCGCTCGTCCGCCGGATCCGCAAGGACGAGATGGACCTGATCATGCCCGCCTGCGTGGCCATGTTCACCGAGGAGGTCGGCATCTCGCCGATGGCGGGCGACGGCGGGCTGCTCTACCAGGCCCGCGTCGCCGAGCTGGTCGGCACCGGCCGCTCCTTCGCCCGCATCGAGGACGGCAAGGTCGTCTTCAAGGCGGAGATCGGCGCCGCGACCCCGCGGGCCTGCCAGATCCAGGGCGTGTGGGTCGACCCCGAGTTCCGCGGCCGCGGGCACTCCGAGACCGGGATGGCCGCCGTCGTAGACTTCGCGCTGCGCGACGTGTCGCCCGTGGTCAGCCTGTACGTCAACGACTTCAACACCGCGGCGCGGGCGGCCTACAAGCGGGTCGGCTTCCGCGAGGTCGGCGCGTTCACGAGCGTGCTCTTCTGA
- a CDS encoding aldehyde dehydrogenase family protein — protein sequence MTSTHAFWLAGRQATGEDSFDVHSPWDGRLVGTVSVPTDAQVEEAVAAAYAVTAEFSATPAHVRAAALDHVSKRLAERTEEIAQLISAENGKPIKWARGEVGRAVSVFRFAAEEARRFNGGEAQRLDTDPGGVGRLALTRRFVKGPVLGIAPFNFPLNLCAHKVAPAIAVGAPIILKPAPATPLSGLILGELLAETDLPAGSWSVLPVANDKMPALVKDERLPVISFTGSDKVGYAIQQSVPHKHCTLELGGNAAAVVLDDWSSEADLDWAATRIATFSNYQAGQSCISVQRVIADASVYDRLVEKVVAKVQAQVTGDPSDSATDVGPLVSEDAAKRVESWVDEAVSAGAKLLTGGKREGASYEPTVLADLPADSTLAVEEVFGPVLTLLKVENTDEAFAAVNDSKFGLQTGVFTRNIQTAFRAHRELEVGGVIVGDAPSYRADQMPYGGVKQSGVGREGVRYAMDDYTYERVLVLTGLDI from the coding sequence ATGACTTCCACCCACGCCTTCTGGCTCGCCGGCCGCCAGGCCACCGGCGAGGACAGCTTCGACGTCCACTCCCCGTGGGACGGCCGACTGGTAGGCACCGTCAGCGTGCCCACCGACGCCCAGGTCGAAGAGGCCGTGGCCGCGGCGTACGCCGTGACGGCCGAGTTCTCCGCGACTCCCGCCCACGTTCGCGCCGCCGCCCTCGACCACGTGTCCAAGCGGCTCGCCGAGCGCACCGAGGAGATCGCCCAGCTGATCTCCGCCGAGAACGGCAAGCCCATCAAGTGGGCCCGCGGTGAGGTCGGCCGTGCGGTGTCCGTGTTCCGTTTTGCCGCCGAAGAGGCCCGCCGCTTCAACGGCGGAGAGGCCCAGCGCCTCGACACCGACCCCGGTGGCGTCGGCCGTCTGGCCCTGACCCGCCGCTTCGTCAAGGGCCCGGTCCTCGGCATCGCGCCGTTCAACTTCCCGCTGAACCTGTGCGCCCACAAGGTGGCCCCCGCCATCGCCGTCGGCGCCCCGATCATCCTGAAGCCGGCCCCGGCCACCCCGCTCTCCGGCCTGATCCTGGGTGAGCTGCTCGCCGAGACCGACCTCCCGGCCGGTTCCTGGTCGGTCCTGCCGGTCGCCAACGACAAGATGCCGGCCCTGGTGAAGGACGAGCGCCTGCCCGTCATCTCCTTCACCGGCTCCGACAAGGTCGGCTACGCCATCCAGCAGTCGGTGCCCCACAAGCACTGCACCCTGGAGCTCGGCGGCAACGCCGCCGCCGTGGTCCTGGACGACTGGTCCTCCGAGGCCGACCTCGACTGGGCCGCGACCCGTATCGCGACCTTCTCGAACTACCAGGCCGGCCAGTCCTGCATCTCCGTGCAGCGCGTGATCGCCGACGCCTCCGTCTACGACCGCCTCGTCGAGAAGGTCGTCGCGAAGGTCCAGGCCCAGGTCACCGGCGACCCGTCCGACTCCGCCACCGACGTCGGCCCCCTCGTCTCCGAGGACGCCGCCAAGCGGGTCGAGTCCTGGGTCGACGAGGCCGTCTCGGCCGGAGCGAAGCTGCTGACCGGCGGCAAGCGCGAGGGTGCCTCGTACGAGCCGACCGTCCTCGCGGACCTGCCCGCCGACTCCACCCTCGCCGTCGAGGAGGTCTTCGGACCGGTCCTCACCCTGCTCAAGGTCGAGAACACCGACGAGGCCTTCGCCGCCGTCAACGACTCGAAGTTCGGCCTGCAGACCGGCGTCTTCACCCGGAACATCCAGACCGCGTTCCGCGCCCACCGCGAGCTTGAGGTCGGCGGTGTGATCGTCGGCGACGCGCCGTCCTACCGCGCCGACCAGATGCCGTACGGCGGCGTCAAGCAGTCGGGTGTGGGCCGTGAGGGTGTCCGCTATGCGATGGACGACTACACGTACGAGCGAGTCCTGGTCCTGACCGGCCTCGACATCTGA
- a CDS encoding acyl-CoA dehydrogenase family protein, translating into MSATQPVQPKVTEREARQVAEAAREQDWRKPSFAKELFLGHFRLDLIHPHPMPADEDVRRGEAFLARLRAFCETEIDGARIEREARIPDETVRGLKELGALGMKIDPKYGGLGLTQVYYNKALALVGSVSPAIGALLSAHQSIGVPQPLKMFGTQEQKETFLPRCATTAISAFLLTEPDVGSDPARLATTAVPDGEDAYVLDGVKLWTTNGVVADLLVVMARVPKSENHRGGITAFVVEADSPGITVEHRNAFMGLRGLENGVTRFHQVRVPASQRIGAEGAGLKIALTTLNTGRLSLPAMCVGAGKWCLKIAREWSGVREQWGRPVARHEAVGAKISFIAATTFALEAVVDLASQMADEDRNDIRIEAALAKLYGSEMACLMADELVQIRGGRGFETAESLAARGERAVPAEQMLRDLRINRIFEGSTEIMHLLIAREAVDAHLSVAGDLIDPEKALGDKAKAGARAAGFYARWLPKLATGPGHVPGTYRAFHPGGHTDLSGHLRYVERCARKLARSTFYAMSRWQGRMETKQGFLGRIVDIGAELFAMSAACVRAEHMRASGDHGREAYQLADAFCRQSRIRVEELFGRLWSNTDDLDGKVVAGVLSGTYTWLEEGVLDPSGDGPWIADATPGPSTRKNVHRPIR; encoded by the coding sequence ATGTCCGCAACACAGCCCGTACAGCCCAAGGTGACCGAGCGCGAGGCACGGCAGGTCGCGGAAGCGGCCCGGGAACAGGACTGGCGCAAGCCCAGCTTCGCCAAGGAACTGTTCCTGGGGCACTTCCGGCTCGACCTGATCCACCCGCACCCGATGCCGGCGGACGAGGACGTCCGGCGCGGCGAGGCGTTCTTGGCCCGGCTCCGGGCGTTCTGCGAGACCGAGATCGACGGTGCGCGGATCGAGCGCGAAGCGCGGATCCCCGACGAGACCGTGCGCGGGCTCAAGGAGCTCGGCGCCCTCGGCATGAAGATCGACCCCAAGTACGGGGGCCTGGGCCTCACCCAGGTGTACTACAACAAGGCGCTGGCCCTCGTCGGGTCGGTCAGCCCCGCCATCGGGGCCCTGCTCTCCGCGCACCAGTCCATCGGAGTCCCGCAGCCGCTGAAGATGTTCGGCACGCAGGAGCAGAAGGAGACCTTCCTGCCGCGCTGCGCGACCACCGCGATCAGCGCCTTCCTGCTCACCGAACCGGACGTCGGCTCCGACCCGGCGCGCCTCGCCACCACCGCGGTCCCCGACGGCGAGGACGCCTACGTCCTCGACGGGGTGAAGCTCTGGACCACCAACGGGGTCGTCGCGGACCTGCTGGTGGTGATGGCCCGGGTGCCGAAGTCGGAGAACCACCGCGGCGGGATCACCGCCTTCGTCGTCGAGGCGGACTCGCCCGGGATCACCGTCGAGCACCGCAACGCCTTCATGGGCCTGCGCGGCCTGGAGAACGGCGTCACCCGCTTCCACCAGGTCAGGGTCCCGGCATCGCAGCGCATCGGCGCCGAGGGCGCCGGCCTCAAGATCGCGTTGACCACCCTGAACACCGGCCGGCTGTCCCTGCCCGCCATGTGCGTCGGCGCCGGGAAGTGGTGCCTGAAGATCGCCCGCGAATGGTCCGGCGTCCGCGAGCAGTGGGGCCGCCCGGTCGCCCGGCACGAGGCCGTCGGCGCCAAGATCTCCTTCATCGCCGCCACGACCTTCGCCCTCGAAGCGGTCGTCGACCTCGCCTCCCAGATGGCCGACGAGGACCGCAACGACATCCGCATCGAGGCCGCCCTCGCCAAGCTCTACGGCAGCGAGATGGCCTGCCTGATGGCCGACGAGCTCGTCCAGATCCGCGGCGGCCGCGGCTTCGAGACCGCCGAGTCCCTCGCCGCCCGCGGCGAGCGCGCCGTCCCCGCCGAGCAGATGCTGCGCGACCTGCGCATCAACCGGATCTTCGAGGGCTCCACCGAGATCATGCACCTGCTGATCGCCCGCGAGGCCGTCGACGCCCACCTGTCGGTCGCCGGCGACCTCATCGACCCCGAGAAGGCCCTCGGCGACAAGGCGAAGGCCGGAGCCCGCGCCGCCGGCTTCTACGCCCGCTGGCTGCCCAAGCTCGCCACCGGCCCCGGCCACGTGCCCGGCACGTACCGCGCGTTCCACCCGGGCGGCCACACCGACCTCTCGGGCCACCTGCGCTACGTCGAGCGCTGCGCCCGCAAACTCGCCCGGTCCACCTTCTACGCCATGTCCCGCTGGCAGGGCCGGATGGAGACCAAGCAGGGCTTCCTCGGCCGGATCGTCGACATCGGTGCCGAGCTGTTCGCGATGAGCGCGGCCTGCGTGCGCGCCGAGCACATGCGCGCCTCCGGCGACCACGGCCGGGAGGCCTACCAGCTGGCCGACGCGTTCTGCCGGCAGTCCCGCATCCGCGTCGAGGAGCTCTTCGGCCGGCTCTGGTCCAACACCGACGACCTGGACGGCAAGGTCGTCGCCGGCGTGCTCTCCGGCACCTACACCTGGCTTGAGGAGGGCGTGCTCGACCCCTCCGGCGACGGCCCCTGGATCGCGGACGCCACCCCCGGCCCGTCCACCCGGAAGAACGTGCACCGCCCCATCCGCTGA
- a CDS encoding GNAT family N-acetyltransferase, with translation MLPTPEGDGPARPAGLRIGPLDLADRVDEALRVQAVAFGLSEEEVGIRRYIVQRHMTCRGARALGAFTDDGALAGFVYGMPNDRAYWWSSVVEPYLRASGHDGWLDGSFVITELHVHPGFQGRGVGRTLITRLTDTAEEPRSILSAIDTESPARGLYRALGYTDLARQVHFPSASLPYAVMGAPLPLRRP, from the coding sequence ATGCTGCCTACCCCCGAGGGCGACGGCCCCGCCCGGCCCGCCGGACTCCGCATCGGTCCCCTCGACCTCGCCGACCGCGTGGACGAGGCCCTGCGCGTGCAGGCCGTGGCCTTCGGCCTCAGCGAGGAGGAGGTCGGCATCCGGCGCTACATCGTGCAGCGCCACATGACCTGCCGCGGAGCCCGCGCGCTCGGCGCGTTCACCGACGACGGGGCCCTCGCCGGATTCGTGTACGGGATGCCCAACGACCGCGCGTACTGGTGGTCCTCGGTCGTCGAGCCGTACCTGCGGGCCTCGGGCCACGACGGCTGGCTCGACGGTTCCTTCGTGATCACCGAGCTGCACGTCCACCCCGGCTTCCAGGGTCGCGGCGTCGGCCGCACCCTCATCACCCGGCTCACCGACACCGCCGAGGAGCCCCGCTCGATCCTCTCGGCCATCGACACCGAGAGCCCGGCCCGCGGGCTCTACCGGGCCCTCGGCTACACGGACCTGGCCCGCCAGGTGCACTTCCCGAGCGCGAGCCTCCCGTACGCCGTGATGGGGGCCCCGCTGCCGCTGCGCCGGCCCTGA
- the ispG gene encoding flavodoxin-dependent (E)-4-hydroxy-3-methylbut-2-enyl-diphosphate synthase gives MTAISLGMPAVPTKLADRRVSRKIQVGSVAVGGDAPVSVQSMTTTRTSDIGATLQQIAELTASGCEIVRVACPTQDDADALAVIAKKSQIPVIADIHFQPKYVFAAIDAGCAAVRVNPGNIKQFDDKVKEIAKAANDARTPIRIGVNAGSLDARLLKKYGKATPEALVESALWEASLFEEHGFGDIKISVKHNDPVVMVNAYRQLAAQCTYPLHLGVTEAGPAFQGTIKSAVAFGALLSEGIGDTIRVSLSAPPVEEVKVGLQILESLNLKPRRLEIVSCPSCGRAQVDVYKLAEEVTAGLTGMEVPLRVAVMGCVVNGPGEAREADLGVASGNGKGQIFVKGEVIKTVPESKIVETLIEEAMKIAEQMEKDGVMSGEPTVAIGV, from the coding sequence ATGACTGCCATCTCTCTCGGAATGCCGGCCGTGCCGACGAAGCTTGCCGACCGCAGGGTCAGCCGCAAGATCCAGGTCGGCTCGGTGGCCGTCGGTGGCGACGCACCCGTGTCGGTGCAGTCCATGACCACCACCCGTACCTCCGACATCGGCGCCACGCTCCAGCAGATCGCCGAGCTGACCGCCTCCGGCTGCGAGATCGTCCGCGTCGCCTGCCCGACCCAGGACGACGCCGACGCCCTCGCCGTCATCGCGAAGAAGTCGCAGATCCCGGTCATCGCCGACATCCACTTCCAGCCCAAGTACGTGTTCGCCGCCATCGACGCCGGCTGCGCCGCCGTCCGCGTGAACCCGGGCAACATCAAGCAGTTCGACGACAAGGTCAAGGAGATCGCGAAGGCCGCCAACGACGCGCGCACTCCGATCCGCATCGGCGTCAACGCGGGCTCCCTCGACGCCCGGCTGCTCAAGAAGTACGGCAAGGCCACCCCCGAGGCGCTCGTCGAGTCCGCGCTGTGGGAGGCCTCCCTCTTCGAGGAGCACGGCTTCGGCGACATCAAGATCTCGGTCAAGCACAACGACCCGGTGGTCATGGTCAACGCCTACCGCCAGCTCGCCGCCCAGTGCACGTACCCGCTGCACCTCGGTGTCACCGAGGCCGGCCCCGCCTTCCAGGGCACCATCAAGTCCGCCGTCGCGTTCGGCGCGCTGCTCTCCGAGGGCATCGGCGACACCATCCGCGTCTCCCTCTCGGCCCCGCCGGTCGAGGAGGTCAAGGTCGGCCTCCAGATCCTGGAGTCGCTGAACCTCAAGCCCCGCCGCCTGGAGATCGTCTCCTGCCCGTCCTGCGGCCGCGCCCAGGTGGACGTCTACAAGCTGGCCGAGGAGGTCACGGCGGGCCTCACGGGCATGGAGGTCCCGCTGCGCGTCGCGGTCATGGGCTGCGTCGTGAACGGCCCGGGCGAGGCCCGCGAGGCCGACCTCGGCGTCGCCTCCGGCAACGGCAAGGGCCAGATCTTCGTGAAGGGCGAGGTCATCAAGACCGTCCCCGAGTCGAAGATCGTGGAAACCCTCATCGAAGAGGCGATGAAGATCGCCGAGCAGATGGAGAAGGACGGCGTGATGTCCGGCGAGCCCACCGTCGCCATCGGCGTCTGA